In Deltaproteobacteria bacterium, the genomic window GCGCTTTAGGTAAGATTTCGGGGCCGATTCGGTTTGTGTTTTTTCCTCCGATTGCTGGCTTTGATGAGCGATCGGAAATTGCGGTCGATATCGGTCAGCTGCGTTCCGGTTTGTGGAATTGTTTGCAGCTCGCTTACGAATCTCTTCCGGAAACAGGCGCTCTGCGACGGGAAGGTGTCATTCGACTGTCGATGCGCCATGGATTTCGAGTTATCGAAATTGCGGTTGAAGACAATGGCCGCGGCATTCAAACAAGAAGCTTGGATGCGCAACACGGTCTTCAGCAGTTAAAGGGAGAAGTTGAATCTCGCGGCGGGCGATTTGAACGTGTTGCCCGGCTTGGTGTCGGTAGCCGAACCTCGATGGAACTTCGCATTCTCTCAGAGAAACCGGCCAACAGTCGTTATCGCGCGACAATCCGGCACCCGTTCACGGTCGCTGAATCTACCAAGGAATCTTCCCCAAGTGGCGGCGCGCAGCTCGTCTGAGTCGATCATCGATAGCGTCCCATAGGTCCGGATTATTGCCGTTCAAATGAAACCCAGCAGAGACGTTTCGGAAAAGAATTAAACCATTGGTCGACGTCATGGTGTCTGCCTCGCGAAGTGCAGCATAAAGCCTGCGAGCGGCGAGCACGCTATCAGCAGGAAGCGTTAGCTCTGTGTAACCGGTTAGCGTTTGTTTGTGTTCGCTAATTTCTTCGGCCGTTCCCCAGAAAACAGTTAAAGGCTGAGCCGGCATATAGTGGTGCTCGGCGTGCCCGGGGCTTTGATTTTTGTTCGACTCTCTCGCGACTTCAACTTTAACTTCCGGTCGGATGCTCCTGGCGATTGCCTGTTCTAGTTCAAACCGCGTGACGCCTCCTGGTCGCAAAATCGTAATTGAATCGGAATCGCACCTGACGACTGTCGACTCGACGCCGACCTCCGAATCTCCACCATCAAGAACCAGAATCTCTTGGTTGGAAATTGCCTCAGGGAATTCGGTACGCACGTGATCAGCCGAGGTGGGAGACGTTTTTCCAAAAAGATTGGCGCTGGGTGCGGCCAGAGGAATTCCAACTGCTTTCAATAGGGCGAGCGCGACCGGATGTCTAGGTATGCGGATGCCGACCGAATCTAAGCCCGACGTGATCATGGGGTTCAATCTTGGATGTTTCGGTACAACAATGGTCAAAGGTCCCGGCCAAAACTTTTCTGCAAGCAGTTTTGCCGTTTCAGGCCAGGAAGAAGCAAGAGTCGCGATTTGGCTAAGGTCATGTATATGAACAATCAGTGGGTCAAAGCTAGGACGACGTTTGATCCTAAATATACTCTCAATTCCGAGCGTGCTGTCGACAGACGCAGCTAGGCCGTAAACGGTTTCGGTCGGCATCGCAACCGTCCGACCTCGAACTAGCCAGTCCGCCGCAATTGAGATTTCAGAATTTGCAGAACTATCTGGTTTCGCCATCTGTCTCGATGTCTAAACCGAGAAGGTTCAACTGACAAGTATTGGAGGCCATGATTTAATATTTGCGTATGTTGAATGAAGGAAACTCGGAAAGCGAACTGGTTCAAGTGTCAGTGTTCCCGCTGACGCGAATGACATTTTTTCCAGGAACTACTAAGCCGCTAAATATATTCGAAGCGCGCTACATTGAAATGGTGGAAGAAGCCTTGCGGACCGGGGGTTTGATTGCTTTAGCTTATTCCGAGCCATCTGCGATTAAATCCCAGGGTGTCGGTGTTCTTGGACATCTGCGTTCTGTTGCGGGAGTTGGAAAGGTGCAGCTCGTAGATCGTCGGCCTGATGGCACGATGTTAATCCTTTTAGTTGCGGCAGGAAAAGTGAGGTTCGAAAGAATTCTACATGAGGATGATCCGAGTCAGGTCAAACCTTATCTGCGCGCCGAGGCACGCTGGGTTAAAGAAGACCTTCACCTTTCTGATCCCTACCTATTTCTATTTCACCGCTTACAAAAAGATCTCGGTCGGTGGCTGATCTCTCACGTGGCCAGTGCAGAGGATCGGGAAAAGTTCATTGCTCAGCTGGAAACCCCTGAACAGAAGGTCAACGCAATTTCGTCGCTGATGGTTTTGGACTCTGAAGTTCAACAAACCCTATTAGAGTGCGATCGACTTGAAGATCGCTGCGTGCAACTTGCCATGGCCATCGAAGGCGAATCTCCCGCGCAGTGATATTTTTAATGACTTACCTTTTTTGGGAACGGCCCTTGGCGACGGGTACGGCCAGCATCGGGTCATCTGGCCAAGAGTGTTTCGGATAACGCGCGCGCAGCTCTTTCTTAACCTCGAAGTAAGATCCTTTCCAAAAGCTAATCAGATCCGAGGTCACTTGAACGGGCCGATAATTGGGCCCAAGTAAATGAAACGTCAGTGGCTTATCGCCGATTTTCGGGTTCTCTTTGAGACCGAAGAGCTCCTGGAGCCGAATCTCAACATAGGGTGGTCGATCTGGCGGGTATTGAATTCGGAACCGATTTCCGGTTGGCGCCGTAAAAAAATCTGGTGCAAGACGTGCCACTTCTTTTGCCATTGCAGGTTCGAGATCCGAGAAAATTCTTTCACACACCTTAGCTAGCTTTTCTGCGCCTTCCGGTTCGAGGAATTCCTGAAATGACTTTTTCCCGAATAATGCCTCGTCGACTGCCATTAGCCACGCTTGTCGTAACGAATCTTCAGAGGCCTTGTGATCTTTCGAAAGTTTAAGTCGATTTAAAAAAGCGGCAATCGGTTCAAGTGAAAAAAGCATTTCCGATCTCGCAAGGAACTCTTTTTTCAAGAGTGCCGAGGCCTCGTCACTCAGTGTTCCGTCGCGATGCCCAGATTCAAGTGGCAGGTCCCGATAGTGGACCGCTCGAAGCCCAAATACGCTTCGTGTTTCTGGATCAAACATGACAGATGTTTTTAATTCGACTTCCTCGGCTTTGAACTTTTTAAGCCATTCGACTTTCAATTGAGAAGCAAGAGTGATCTGGGCATCGCCAGAAATCTTAGAAGCCATGGCGTCGCCTCTCAATGCAAACAAGAGATCAGATTGTTTCACCGATGAGCTTGTGTGAAGTTCGATGCCCTTGCCGCCCACAAGTCGGCAGTTTGGACCCTCGTGATGACGCCTTCTAGCGACACGGTCTGGAAATGCTGCAAGCAAAAGTCGAGCGACGGTTTCTTCGTCCCAAACTTCTGACAGGCGGACGGGTTTTCCATGATTGAGAGAAGCAATAACCTTTTTTACAGTAGAAAGTGCGGTGCGATCTACTCGAAGGCCACTGACGCTTCCCTCTAAAAGAGCAGCCCGAAGGTGAAGGTCGCATTCGCCCGCCATTTGAGATCGCATAACCGCATCTCGATCCAGCAGGAAGTCTTTTTCGGTCAGGAGTGCGGCAAGTCCCGCAGCCAATGAAACAGAATTTAGTCTTTGCCCTTCTGCCATAATTCTTGCGGCTCGTGCGGTGAGCCCAGTGCGGATCATCTTTCGCCCGGTGTCGGTTAGCCGTTCACTACTGTCGTACGCGCCTAGGTCTTTCAGTGTGTTGATTGCAGCATTCAGCTTCTCTATTTCAGGCGGATCGAACCAGTCGAAAGTTCTTGGACTGGGAATACCGATAGATGCGACTTCGAGAAGTGTGTCTGTCAAATCTGCACGGCGCAATTCGGCTTCAACGAACGGTCGGAACGAATTTTCATCGAGTTTCGACCAAAGGCGATAAGATTCGCCGGGGCCAGTTCGACCTGCTCGTCCGGATCGTTGCGTCGCACTCGCCAATGAGATTCGGCCGACCGAAAGACTGGAGAATCCCATTCGGTCGGACTGCGATGTGCGCTCAAGTCCCGTATCGATAACGGCACCGACGCCCTCCAAAGTGAGAGATGTTTCTGCTATGTTGGTTGCTAAAATAATTCGGCGCTTGACCGATGTCCGTCGGCTTAAAACTTGGCTTTGC contains:
- a CDS encoding threonylcarbamoyl-AMP synthase; protein product: MAKPDSSANSEISIAADWLVRGRTVAMPTETVYGLAASVDSTLGIESIFRIKRRPSFDPLIVHIHDLSQIATLASSWPETAKLLAEKFWPGPLTIVVPKHPRLNPMITSGLDSVGIRIPRHPVALALLKAVGIPLAAPSANLFGKTSPTSADHVRTEFPEAISNQEILVLDGGDSEVGVESTVVRCDSDSITILRPGGVTRFELEQAIARSIRPEVKVEVARESNKNQSPGHAEHHYMPAQPLTVFWGTAEEISEHKQTLTGYTELTLPADSVLAARRLYAALREADTMTSTNGLILFRNVSAGFHLNGNNPDLWDAIDDRLRRAARRHLGKIPW
- the hrpB gene encoding ATP-dependent helicase HrpB, coding for MISLPFDESWKEIEIALGAHRNLVLVAEPGAGKTTRLPPGLIDRGLTKMKVAVLEPRRIAARAAALRIQEERTHWKLPDDVGYSVRFDNRTIKSTRLCFFTEGLFLRMLANDPLIPEFDTVILDEFHERSRFTDLAISALKELQALERTDLRIVVMSATIDARKIARFLSVDEIPAPIVEVPGRNFPIKVSHTNSPLKLATDHQWLEATAKEIRDIAIRKCQRHDDILVFLPGVGEIRRLRTYFAEDRGLCDQFDFYELHGSLTLDEQSQVLSRRTSVKRRIILATNIAETSLTLEGVGAVIDTGLERTSQSDRMGFSSLSVGRISLASATQRSGRAGRTGPGESYRLWSKLDENSFRPFVEAELRRADLTDTLLEVASIGIPSPRTFDWFDPPEIEKLNAAINTLKDLGAYDSSERLTDTGRKMIRTGLTARAARIMAEGQRLNSVSLAAGLAALLTEKDFLLDRDAVMRSQMAGECDLHLRAALLEGSVSGLRVDRTALSTVKKVIASLNHGKPVRLSEVWDEETVARLLLAAFPDRVARRRHHEGPNCRLVGGKGIELHTSSSVKQSDLLFALRGDAMASKISGDAQITLASQLKVEWLKKFKAEEVELKTSVMFDPETRSVFGLRAVHYRDLPLESGHRDGTLSDEASALLKKEFLARSEMLFSLEPIAAFLNRLKLSKDHKASEDSLRQAWLMAVDEALFGKKSFQEFLEPEGAEKLAKVCERIFSDLEPAMAKEVARLAPDFFTAPTGNRFRIQYPPDRPPYVEIRLQELFGLKENPKIGDKPLTFHLLGPNYRPVQVTSDLISFWKGSYFEVKKELRARYPKHSWPDDPMLAVPVAKGRSQKR
- a CDS encoding LON peptidase substrate-binding domain-containing protein produces the protein MRMLNEGNSESELVQVSVFPLTRMTFFPGTTKPLNIFEARYIEMVEEALRTGGLIALAYSEPSAIKSQGVGVLGHLRSVAGVGKVQLVDRRPDGTMLILLVAAGKVRFERILHEDDPSQVKPYLRAEARWVKEDLHLSDPYLFLFHRLQKDLGRWLISHVASAEDREKFIAQLETPEQKVNAISSLMVLDSEVQQTLLECDRLEDRCVQLAMAIEGESPAQ